One window of Mediterraneibacter gnavus ATCC 29149 genomic DNA carries:
- a CDS encoding AIR synthase family protein — protein sequence MKVGNVSQTVLKRSVLKQLHTKRKEILTDLSVEEMCTAVQIRDTEDVVFASAVVSGNSKNIGVYAIMRAVLDLETRGASAIGVSVQVILPTYAYESRLKEMFRCMEERCASWGIAITCAKAETSPAVSQSVVSVTAAGSVEKGQLRTLAQAEPNQEIVLCGSIAAEGVLRIFDEKREELSKRFVPAFMRQIQGIESELEVFHALRSVKQENTPKGEPLVTAMQQIGSGGILASLWELTEAANVGMQIEMSRISIRQECVEVCEYYHLNPYQMTSAGTVLMVTRDGNALVRCLEESGARASVLGVTTADHAKVITSGDEVRYLDRPAPDELMRWWEEQAQKEVRSE from the coding sequence ATGAAAGTTGGAAATGTATCACAGACAGTTTTAAAACGTTCTGTACTGAAACAACTGCATACAAAAAGAAAAGAGATTCTGACAGACCTTTCGGTGGAAGAGATGTGTACTGCGGTACAGATCAGGGACACAGAAGATGTGGTCTTTGCTTCGGCTGTAGTTTCTGGAAATTCCAAAAATATCGGGGTATATGCGATCATGCGTGCCGTGTTGGATCTGGAGACAAGGGGGGCTTCGGCAATTGGTGTTTCGGTACAGGTGATTCTGCCAACATATGCTTATGAGTCGCGGTTAAAAGAGATGTTCCGCTGTATGGAAGAACGGTGTGCATCCTGGGGGATTGCAATAACATGTGCAAAGGCAGAGACCAGTCCTGCAGTGAGCCAGTCCGTGGTATCGGTGACTGCGGCAGGAAGTGTGGAAAAAGGACAGCTGCGTACGCTTGCTCAGGCGGAGCCGAATCAGGAAATCGTACTTTGTGGTTCGATCGCAGCAGAAGGCGTACTGCGTATTTTCGATGAGAAGAGAGAAGAGCTTTCAAAGCGGTTTGTTCCGGCATTTATGCGTCAGATCCAGGGGATAGAATCAGAACTGGAGGTTTTCCATGCGCTTCGCAGTGTGAAGCAGGAAAATACACCAAAAGGGGAACCACTGGTGACTGCAATGCAGCAGATTGGAAGCGGTGGAATCCTGGCGTCTCTCTGGGAACTGACAGAGGCGGCAAATGTGGGAATGCAGATTGAAATGTCCCGGATTTCAATTCGGCAGGAATGTGTGGAAGTCTGTGAATATTATCACCTGAATCCGTATCAGATGACTTCCGCAGGAACGGTTCTGATGGTTACCAGAGACGGCAATGCTCTTGTGCGGTGTCTGGAAGAGAGTGGGGCACGAGCCAGTGTGCTTGGGGTTACAACGGCAGATCATGCAAAAGTAATCACAAGCGGAGACGAAGTGCGTTATCTGGACAGACCTGCTCCGGATGAATTGATGCGCTGGTGGGAAGAGCAGGCACAAAAAGAGGTAAGATCAGAATAA
- a CDS encoding Lrp/AsnC family transcriptional regulator, translating into MEKRELIRKEILYYIEKNSRANLGELAVLLGTDEVTVANEIAEMEKDKVICGYHTLIDWDKAGVELVTALIEVRMTPQRSQGFDKIAERICNYPEVHAVYLISGGYDLLVSLEGKTLKEVSQFVSEKLSTLDSVISTATHFILKKYKDHGTILSSKSESERMLVTP; encoded by the coding sequence ATGGAAAAGCGAGAATTGATCCGAAAAGAAATTTTATACTATATAGAGAAAAACAGCAGAGCCAATCTTGGAGAACTGGCAGTACTGCTTGGAACAGATGAGGTGACAGTTGCCAATGAGATTGCAGAGATGGAGAAAGACAAAGTAATCTGTGGATATCACACGCTGATCGACTGGGACAAAGCAGGTGTGGAGCTTGTGACAGCATTGATCGAAGTGCGTATGACACCGCAGAGAAGTCAGGGATTTGACAAGATTGCAGAGCGCATCTGCAACTATCCGGAGGTACATGCAGTGTATCTGATTTCCGGCGGCTATGACCTTCTGGTTTCTCTGGAAGGAAAGACTTTAAAAGAAGTGTCGCAGTTTGTTTCAGAAAAACTTTCTACTCTGGATTCAGTGATCAGTACAGCGACTCATTTTATTTTGAAGAAATATAAAGACCACGGAACGATCCTTTCTTCAAAAAGTGAGTCAGAAAGGATGCTGGTGACACCGTAA
- a CDS encoding aminotransferase class I/II-fold pyridoxal phosphate-dependent enzyme yields MRNPLSKKIVEIQPSGIRKFFDVANEMKDAISLGVGEPDFDTPWRIREEGIFSLEKGRTFYTSNAGLKELREEICSYLERKIGVSYDPMQETMVTVGGSEAIDVALRCMLDPGDEVLIPQPSYVSYLPCTIMADGVPVIIPLQYENEFKLTVEDLKKAVTPKTKVLVMPFPNNPTGSIMTKADLEPVAEFIKEHDLYVLSDEIYSELSYQGDHVSIAALPGMRERTIVINGFSKGFAMTGWRLGYCCGPKLIIEQMVKLHQYAIMCAPTNSQYAAIEGLRHCGDEVEEMRKSYNQRRRFLMHEFKRMGLECFEPFGAFYVFPNISEFGMTSEEFATRFLMEEKVAVVPGTAFGECGEGFLRISYAYSLEDLKVALGRLERFIEKLRNEDKASC; encoded by the coding sequence ATGAGAAATCCATTATCAAAAAAGATCGTAGAGATCCAGCCGTCCGGCATCCGTAAATTTTTTGACGTGGCAAATGAGATGAAGGATGCGATTTCTCTGGGTGTTGGAGAACCGGATTTTGATACGCCGTGGAGAATCCGTGAGGAAGGCATTTTTTCTCTGGAAAAGGGACGTACATTTTATACATCCAATGCAGGACTCAAAGAACTAAGAGAAGAGATCTGCAGCTATCTGGAGCGGAAAATCGGAGTATCTTATGATCCGATGCAAGAGACCATGGTGACAGTCGGCGGAAGTGAGGCCATTGATGTGGCACTTCGCTGTATGCTGGATCCGGGAGATGAGGTTCTGATTCCGCAGCCGAGTTATGTATCATATCTTCCATGTACGATCATGGCAGATGGCGTGCCTGTGATCATTCCGCTTCAGTACGAAAATGAATTTAAGCTGACAGTGGAGGATCTGAAAAAAGCAGTGACGCCGAAGACAAAAGTTCTGGTGATGCCGTTTCCGAACAATCCGACCGGATCGATCATGACAAAAGCAGATCTGGAGCCGGTGGCAGAGTTTATCAAAGAGCATGACCTGTACGTGCTCTCCGATGAGATCTATTCGGAATTAAGTTATCAGGGAGATCACGTTTCAATTGCAGCTCTGCCGGGGATGAGGGAGAGAACGATTGTGATCAACGGATTTTCCAAAGGCTTTGCCATGACAGGATGGCGTCTGGGATATTGCTGCGGACCAAAGCTGATCATTGAGCAGATGGTAAAGCTGCATCAGTATGCCATTATGTGTGCGCCGACAAACAGTCAGTATGCAGCGATCGAGGGACTGCGCCACTGCGGAGATGAAGTAGAGGAAATGAGAAAATCCTACAATCAGAGAAGGCGTTTCCTGATGCATGAATTCAAAAGAATGGGACTGGAATGTTTTGAGCCGTTCGGAGCTTTTTACGTGTTCCCGAATATCAGTGAATTCGGCATGACTTCGGAAGAATTTGCAACCCGCTTTTTGATGGAAGAAAAAGTTGCAGTCGTACCGGGAACTGCATTTGGAGAGTGTGGAGAGGGATTCTTGCGTATTTCCTATGCATATTCTCTGGAAGATCTGAAGGTGGCGCTGGGAAGACTGGAGCGCTTTATTGAAAAACTGAGAAATGAGGATAAAGCATCATGTTAA
- a CDS encoding tRNA (cytidine(34)-2'-O)-methyltransferase, whose translation MLNIVLHEPEIPANTGNIGRTCVATNTRLHLIEPLGFRLNEKALKRAGMDYWADLDVRTYINFEDFLEKNPGAKIYMATTKAPKVYTEVQYEPDCYIMFGKESAGIPEEILVNHKEDCVRIPMVGDIRSLNLGNSVAIILYEALRQQNFAHMNLEGHLHELSWEQQ comes from the coding sequence ATGTTAAATATCGTGTTACATGAGCCGGAGATCCCGGCAAATACAGGAAATATCGGAAGAACCTGTGTTGCTACGAATACCAGACTGCATCTGATCGAGCCGCTGGGATTTCGTCTCAACGAGAAAGCATTAAAGCGTGCGGGGATGGATTACTGGGCAGATCTGGACGTAAGAACGTACATCAATTTTGAGGATTTTCTGGAGAAGAATCCGGGAGCAAAAATCTACATGGCGACAACAAAGGCTCCGAAAGTCTATACGGAAGTACAGTATGAGCCGGACTGCTATATCATGTTTGGAAAAGAGAGCGCCGGCATTCCGGAAGAGATTCTTGTGAACCATAAAGAGGACTGCGTGCGGATTCCCATGGTGGGAGACATCCGGTCTTTAAATCTTGGAAATTCAGTTGCCATTATTTTGTATGAAGCACTTCGCCAGCAGAATTTTGCGCATATGAATCTGGAAGGACATCTGCATGAGCTGAGCTGGGAACAGCAATAG